The genomic window GAAAATCCTGGAGAGGGCCGACCTGGTCACCGAGATGAAGGAGCTGCGCCATTATTTTTCCCGGGGCGTTCCCGCCAGGAAGGGGATTGAAAAATGATCTGCCCGAGGATCGTTCTTGCAGGGACAAACAGCGGCTCGGGCAAGACCACCGTCACCATGGGGCTTGCGGCCGCTCTCTCCGCCAGAGGACTGACGGTGCAGCCCTTCAAGGCCGGGCCGGACTATATCGATCCCGGGTTTCATTCCGCCGCGGCGGGACGCCCCTGCAGAAACCTGGATACCATGCTCCTGCCCCGGGGGCGGCTCCTGGAGCTCTTCTCCCGGAGCGCAGCCGCGGCCGACATGGCCGTCATCGAGGGGGTGATGGGCCTTTTCGACGGGGCGGGCGCCCTGGACGAGCGGGGGAGCACCGCCCACCTGGCGAAGATTCTGGCCGCGCCGGTGGTGCTCGTGGTGAACGGAAAAGCCATGGCCCGCAGCGCCGCCGCCCTTGTGGCGGGATTCGCCGGGTTCGACCGGAGAGTGGCCGTGAAGGCCGTGATCTTTAACAACCTGGGCAGCGAGGGACATTATCGCATCCTCAGAGAAGCGGTGGAGACGGAAACGAACCTCCCTGTCCTCGGCTACCTTCCCCGGTGCGAATCCATCGCCCTCCCCGAGCGGCACCTCGGGCTCACACCGGCGGCGGAACACGGGGCGATCGGAGAGCTGACGGAAACGGTCCGCAGGCTGACCGAGGAGCATATCGATGTTGACCGCCTGATCGCCCTGGCAGCGGCGGCGCCGGACCTACCCGCCTTCAGGCCCTCCCTCTTCTCCTCACCCCCGGCCGCGGAGGCGCGTATCGCCGTGGCCATGGACGAGGCCTTTCACTTCTACTACCAGGACAACCTGGACATCCTGGAGCACCTCGGAGCGGAGATCGTTCCCTTCAGCCCCCTGCGGGACAGAGACCTCCCGGCGGGAACGGAGGGGATCTACATCGGAGGAGGTTTCCCCGAGGAGTTCGCGGCCCCGTTGGCCGGAAACGTCTCCATTCGGGAAGGGATACGGTCGGCCGCGGAGGAGGGGGTCCCCGTCCTGGCGGAGTGCGGCGGACTGATGTACCTTGCGGAACGGCTCGAGGACCGGCAGGGAGCGGTTCACCCCATGGCGGGGGTGTTCCCCGGCGTCACGAGGATGGGGAAACGCCTCCAGGCCCTGGGCTACCACACCGGAAGGCTGGAGCGGGCCGTCCTTCCGGGGGTGAAGGGCACGGCGCTGAAGGGGCACCTCTTCCACTGGTCACAGTACGACAGCGAGGGCAACGACCACCTTTTCTCCCTGCGTCTCGAGAAAAACGGGAAGCTCTTCCGGGACGGCTTGGCGAGGAAGAACACCTTCGCATCCTACCTCCACATCCACTTCGGCACGAACCCGGCCCCTGCGAAGCGGTTCCTCCGGACCGCCGCCCGGAGAGCGGGAAGAAAATAAAAAAAGCCCCCGGACCGAAAATCCGGGGGCTTCGTTTTCTTCGTCAATCGAGGAAATCCTTGAGCTTCTTGCTCCTGCTGGGGTGGCGGAGCTTCCTCAGGGCCTTGGCCTCGATCTGCCGGATGCGCTCCCTGGTGACGCCGAACCGCTTTCCCACTTCCTCGAGAGTGTAGGACCGGCCGTCCTCGAGGCCGAAGCGGAAGTGAAGCACTTCCCTCTCCCGCTCGGAGAGGGCGTCCAACATTTCCTCTATCTGCTCGTGGAGCATGTGCCCTGCGGCGGCCTCCTCGGGGCTGGGAAGATCCCTGTCCTCGATGAAGTCGCCGAGCTGGCTGTCCTCCTCCTCGCCTATGGGAGTCTCCAGGGAGACGGGAAGCTGGGCGATGCGCCGGATCTCCTCCACCTTGGAGGGCTCGATCTCCATTTCACCGGCGATCTCCTCGTCGGTGGGCTCCCGGCCCAAACGCTGGACCAACTGGCGGGAAATGCGGACCATCTTGTTGATGGTCTCCACCATGTGGACGGGAACACGGATCGTCCGGGCCTGGTCGGCGATGGCCCTCGTGATGGCCTGCCGGATCCACCAGGTGGCGTAGGTGCTGAACTTGAATCCCTTCCGGTAGTCGAACTTCTCCACCGCCCGGATGAGCCCCAGGTTTCCCTCCTGGATGAGGTCGAGGAAGAGCATCCCCCGGCCGATGTATTTCTTGGCGATACTCACCACGAGACGGAGGTTGGCGTCCACGATCTTCTTCTTCGCCGTCTCGTCTCCGGCCTCCACCCGCTTGGCCAGCTCGACCTCCTCCGCCGCGTCCAGAAGGGGGACCTTCCCGATCTCCCGAAGGTACATGCGAACGGGGTCGGTAAGGGGGATGTCGTCGAGCTTTCCGATCTCCATGTCGACGGTCGGCTGGGCGAGCATGTCGTCGTCCACCGCCACGGCGACGGGTGCTGCTGCCGCCGCCTCCTTTTCATCGCTCACCATTTCGATTCCCATGTCCTGGAGGCTGGTCATGACGTTGTCGAGAATCTCCTCGCTCCAGTTTTCAAGAGGGAGGTGCCGCTCGATATCCTTCTGGGTGAGGAAGCCCTTGCCCTGGCCTTCGGAGATGAGATCCCGCACCTTACCAAGGTATTCGGCCATGTCTTCCCGCGACAGCTCTTCCTTCTTGACGACCTTCTCGTCCAGGATATCTTCCTTCTCCGCCAGAATATCCTTCTCGTTCAGAATGTCATTCTCCATCGAGCATCCAGTCCCCTTTTCACTACGGCAAGAACGGTCCTGACTTCCCTTCCGGGAATCGGGGCCGTTTCATAATTCTCCTCCGCCTGATTTTTTGAGCGGACAAATATTATACCATACTTCAGTCGACGGCAAGATCAAGACGAAGGAACCCTAAATCCGCAGGTTTTTCAGGCAGAGGGAATGTCGCCGGGCACAGCGCCCGGGCCGAGAAACCGACACGGATGTCGGTTTCAGGTGCAGTTGTCAAGGACGACAATCTGCACCCCCCGCCCAAGCGAGCACCGGTGACACTCCCCGCTGCCTGCGGATTTAGGGAAACGGCGGGAAGGAGACTTCCGGCGACGGCCCCACCCATTTCCTGGTTTCCTCGAACTCCATCTCGTACAGCAGGCGGCTGATTTCCAGGTCCACCGGGTTGTCGGTCTCGTAGGGAATGAAGAACCTCCTGTATCCGAACTTCTCGGCGAAGAAGGGCATGTTCGCCTGGGAGGACACGCTCTTTTCCAGGACGACGCCGAGCCTGTCCAGGAAGTCGTCCTCGCTGAAGAAAGGGTTGACGCTGACCAGGATAATGGCCTTGAAGCTCTCGAGAATGATGTCCCTGTCCCAGAGAGTACAGAAGGAGACTCCCCCTTCCACATCTCCATGGCCTTCGATGAGAGATCCGACCGCTTCCTCCATGGGGACGGAGTAGCCGAAGAGCATGGTGAAACCGAAATCTATCCGGCGCTGCTTCCCGGGGATGAACATACTGTCCCGGAGCAGGGTTCCGGCATAGCCGCTCTGAAGGCTCGTGAGGCAGAAGAATTCGCTGCTCAGGCACATGGACAGGGCGGCGATCCTGGAAAGGCGACCGCTGTGGTGGGAATTCACGGACACAGGCTCGTAATCCACCCCGAGAGGAAACCACGGGGCGATCTGCATGTCGACATTGGAGTCCCAGTAGGGAAGGGATGTCATCCGACTGAAACCTTCTTCTCCTTTTTCCTGCCGAGAAGGCCGCAGACATGGTCCACCAGCTCGGGAATCTCGGGCTTTGTGATCTGGGATTCGGCTCCGACGCTCGCCGCTTTGTTCTTGATATCCTTGGCCATGATGGACGAAAAGACGATAATGGGTATATTACGGAATTCCCCGTGCTCCTTCACCCGCCGCGTGAGGGCCAGGCCGTCCAGCCGGGGCATCTCCACGTCGGTGATGAGAAGGTCGTATGTCTCGCCCGGGGTGGAGAGCCTGTCCCATGCCTCCTTGCCGTCGACGGTGAGGACCACGTTATGAAAGCCTCCCTGGCCGAGCACGTCCGCGATCTGCTTCCGGATGAGGGGCGAGTCCTCGGCGACGAGAATTCTGTAGTCATCAAGGTTGCCCAAGGGGGCGGTCATGGCCTTCGTCCGGACCGGGTCTATGGTGTACCGCTCCGACAGGGTGGGGTTTACCTTCTGCACGATAGCCTCGTAGTCGAGCAGCAGCACGTTCCGGCTGTCCCTCTTGATAACGTAGAGGACATACTCGCCGAGAAAGGTCCCCGTGAGGGTGGAGTCCAGCTCTTCGGAGTTGATGCGGTATATCCGCTCCACGCCGTCCACCACGAATCCGAGCTTGACGTCGTTGAACTCGGCGATGATCACCTTGCTGTGCTCGAGGTCTATTTTGCCGGGAATGCCGAGGTGCACCCTCAGGTCGAGCAGGGGAAGCACCTCTCCCCTCACCGAGGTAATGCCGATCATGGACGGGTGGGATTCGGGGATGGTTCGGCAGCCGGGCCACCGGAGGATTTCACGGGTTTTGTCCACGTTGATGGCGAAGGTCTGGTCCCCCAGGTAAAAGACCACCACCTGCCATTCGTTGGTCCCCACTTCAGTTATAACTTTTTTGACTTCCTGCATTGGATCTCCCTCCTCCGGTCTTCCGGATGGTTCACCTGAAACTACTATAGCGGAAGGACTGCCCTCCCACAAGCCCCGCACCATCCCTTTCTGATATACTTCTGAAAAGAAATGGGGAAGGGAGATGCGACATGGCAGACAACACCGAAGCACTGCGCTCCGGCCCCATGGGGGCCCTGCTCTTCCGCCTGTCCCTCCCGGCGGCCCTCGGGATGGCCGTCCAGGCATCCTACAGCCTCGTGGACGCCTTCTTCGTGGGTCAGGGAGTGGGTCCCGCCGGAATAGCCGCCGTCTCCATGACCTTTCCCCTCCAGATGATCATCATGGCGGTGGCCCAGGTAGGGGGTGTCGGCGGTGCCTCCATCATCTCCAGGAGCCTCGGCGCGGGCAGGAGAAAACGGGCGGAAAAAACCGCGGGGACCATCTTTTTCGTCACCTGGGCCGCGGGGCTGCTGCTCTCGGTCATCTGGATTCTCCTTGCCCCCTTCCTCCTCAGGCTCATCGGGACCAGCGGGGACATCCTCCCCCTGGCGGAGGAATACGCCGCCGTGCTCTTCCTCGGAGCCCCCTTCTTCGCCTTTTCCATCACCGCCAACAACTTCGTCCGGGCGGAGGGGAACGCCTCCTTCGCCATGATGACCATGATCATTTCCGCCGGAATAAACACTCTCCTCGACCCCCTGTTCATCCTCGGGTTCGGGTGGGGGGTGCGGGGCGCCGCCTGGGCCACGGTCATCTCCCAGGGGGGAACCGCCCTCTGGCTGGGGTGGTATTACCTGGCAGGGCGCAGCCTGGTGACCTTCCGATGGAAACACTTTCTGTTCCGGCCCTCCATCCTCGCCGAATGCCTTTCCGTGGGGGCGGCAGCCTTCGCCCGGCAGGGGGCCGCCAGCATCTCCCTGCTGGCGGTGAACCTGGCCCTGGCCTCCGCGGGAGGGGCCGACGCCGTGGCGGCCTACGGCATTGTCAACCGGGTCCTTCTCTTTGCCGTCATGCCGGTCTTCGGCATAGTCCAGGGACTCCTCCCCGTGGTGGGGTTCAACTACGGGGCAAAACAGTACTGCCGGGTGGCGTCCGCCCTCCGCATCTCCATAGGGGCTTCTACGGTTCTCTGCGCTGCCGGGGCCGTGCTGTTTTTCACCGTTCCGGAGAAAATGGCGGGGCTGTTCACATCCTCCCCAGCGGTCACGGCCCTCGGAGCCGATGCGGCCCGGATGCTCGCCCTCGGAATGCCCCTCACGGGCTTCCAGATCATGGCGTCGGGCCTTTTCCAGGCCATCGGGAAGGTCCGTCCCTCTCTCGTTCTCTCCCTGCTTCGGCAGGTCATCTTTCTCGTCCCCCTGGTGACGGTCCTCGCTCCCGTTTTCGGCACGGCGGGGGTGTGGGGCTCCTTTCCCGCGGCGGACCTCTCTGCCGCCCTGGTGACCTGGATGATGTACCGGAAAGAAATGCGCCGCCTCCGGCAAAGCTGCGAAGACGGCGGTGACGATTTCCCAGCGGGAACGGCCGGAAGCTAGAACATCAGGGCGGCCGTGAGAAGGTGGGCGTGGGAGAGGGGATATTTTGAAACGTGCCCCGAGAATGCTCCCCCGGTACGCCGGGCGTGGTCCGGGAAGTCCTTCCTCCCCGCCGGATCCGCGAGACGGATGAAATTTGCCATTGCCACGGCGTTTCCGGAGAGTATGGCCCCATCGTAGGCTTCCTTCCTCCGGAGGAAGAGATTGGCGTCCTGCTCTCCGTTGAGAAAGAAGCCCCCCTTCTTCCCGTCGGCAAAGTCCTCCAGGAGGATGTCCATGAGTTTCACCGCTGAAAGGTAATGCTCTTTCTTCCCGGTTGCGGCACCGAGCTCCGACTCTCCCCAGGCAAGAAAGGCGTAATCGTCAAGGAATCCGGGAATGGCGGCGTCCCTGTCCCGGTACCTGTGGAGCAGTCTGCCGGTCTTCTCCCTGAGCTTGAGGTCGATGAACCGGGCCGCCTTCTCTGCCGCCGTTACCCATTCCTTCCGGCCGAACACGGTCCCCGCCAGGGCCAGGCCGGCGATCATGAGGCCGTTCCAGTCGGTGAGGATCTTGTCGTCCAGCAGGGGCGCTGGGCGATTCCGGCGTTCGGCGAGCAGTTTTTCCCTGCAGGAGGCGAGCAGTCCGTCCAGCTCCTCCGGCTCCAGGGAGAACCGTGCCGCCGCCTCGGCGGGAGGAACGGCCCCGTAGAGCACGTTGTCCCCCAGGATGCGTCCTGTAACTTCGTTTTTGAAGTTGCCTCCCCGGAGAACGCCGTAGGAGTGAAGAAACACGCCTGCCTCTTCCCTGGTGAGAACGTTCCGGATCTGCTCCTCCGTCCAGAGGTAGTATTTCCCCTCCTCCCCCTCGCTGTCGGCGTCAAAGGCGGAATAGAAGCCCCCCTCCGGCGAGGTCATCTCCCGGAGTACAAACCCGGCGAGGTCTTCGGCGAAGACTTCGAACAGGGGGTCCGGCTTCTCCTTGTGGAATTCCGCCAGGGTGTAGAGAAGCAGCGCCTGGTCGTAGAGCATTTTCTCGAAGTGGGGCAGAATCCACCGGCGGTCCGTGGCGTACCGGGCGATTCCTCCCCCCAGGTGATCGTGTATGCCCCCGGCCCAGATGTGAGCCAGGGTATTGCGGGCCATGGAGAACGCCCTCCCTTCGCCGAAGCGCTTCCAGTACCGGAACAGAAAGAGGAGCCACGAGGGCATGGGGAATTTCGGCTCCTTCGAGAAGCCGCCCCACTCGGAATCGTACCCCCGGGACAGCTCGTCGAAGGCGGCCTTCGCCTGGGCCTGCCCGGGGCATGGTCCCGCCGCGGGAAGGGCCTCTTTCAGCAGGGTCTCCCGAATGCTCCCGGCGGACTGCATTACCTGCTCCCTCCGGGTCTTCCAGAGCCACTTCACCCTGGGGACCATGTCAACTATCCCGGGCCTTCCCGCCGCTCCCCTCTTGGGCAGGTAGGTGGCGGCGAAAAAGGGCAGTCCTTCGGGGGTGAGAAAGACGTTCAGGGGCCACCCCCCGCTGCCGTTCATCATCCGGCAGACCGCCATGAAGTTTCCGTCGATGTCGGGGCGCTCCTCCCGGTCCACCTTCACCGGCACGCAGGCATCGTTCAGGAGGTTCGCCACCTCGCTGTCGCTGAAGGATTCCCTTTCCATGACGTGGCACCAGTGGCACGTGGCGTAGCCTATGGAGACGAAGAGGGGCTTGTCCTCCTCCCTGGCCTTCCGGAAGGCCTCGTCGCCCCAGGGATGCCAGTTCACAGGGTTGTCGGCGTGCTGCAGCAGGTAGGGCGATTTCTCTCCGGCGAGCAGGTTTCTGTGCCCTGTCATGATACGGCCCCGTCCCACAGGGGGAGCAGTTCCTCGATGGTGCCCATCACTTTCCAGGCTCCAGCTCCGAAAAGGCCCTCCGGGGGGAAATTCCCGGTGGTGAGCCCTACGGACCGGACCCCTGCCGCAGCCGCAGCCGTCATGTCGTCCGCCGTGTCCCCCACGAAGAGGGTGTCGTCCTTCCCGAATCCCAGCTCGGCCATACTCTTCAGTATCATGTCCGGGGCCGGCTTGGCGTTCTCCACATCGCCCATACCCACCACGGAGCGGAAATACCCGGAGAGCCCGACGGCCTTCAGCGGATTGACCGGCGACTGGCGGTTGGAGGCTATTCCCAGGGCCACTCTTTTTTCCGTGAGAGCCTCGAGAACGGATACGGTTCCGGGGAAGGGAAAAATGCCCGCAAACTCCTGCTCGAGGAACAGGGCCCGGAATTCGGTGAGCCACTCCTCATCAAAACGGTTCCATATCTTCATCCATGATTCCCGGATGGGAAGCCCGATAACGGACAACACCTGCTCCCGGGTCACGAGAGGAAGCCCCTGCCGCTCCGCCACCATGTTCATGGTGTCCATGATGGCGTAGCTGCTGTCCACGAGCGTCATGTCAAAGTCGAATATCACGCATCGAAACACTCAAAACCACCTCTTTCTCACTTCTCCGTTCAATGGTACCCTGCGGCCGGGAAAAAGAAAAGGACCACCCCGGGGCCTAAATCCGCAGGCAGCGGGGAGCGTCACCGGTGCTCGCTTGGGCGGGGGGTGCAGATTGTCGTCCTTGACAACTGCACCTGAAACCGACATCCGTGTCGGTTTCTCGGCCCGGGCGCTGTGCCCGGCGACACTCCCTCTGCCTGAAAAATTAGCGGATTTAGGCGGGGGGCGGTCCGGAAAATTGACGGGGGGTTTCCCGGGAAGCCTTATCTCGGTCCCGTGTACTCAAGCACATACATCGTGCCGTCGAAACGATCCACGATGTAGATGAGCCCGTCGGCATCGACGAAAACGTCATTGGTCTGGACAGCCGCCTGCCCTTCGGGTTTCTCGGGAACAAAGTACCCAACTTCCTCTGGCCGGTAGGGATTGGAAATATCGGCAATCCGGAGACCGCCGTTGAAGTATGCGATGTACACGAGTTGGTCGTCGATGAGGCTGCCGGGCCTGTTTTCGTGGATGTTGTGGGGTCCGAAGCGCCCTCCCTTTTGGCAGAAGCCCGCAGATTCCGCCTGGACGGTGGAGATGGGAATGGGGTTCTTCTCGTTCCTGACATCGAAAATCCAGACGAACTTTTCCGGTTCCTCGCAGAAGTCTGCATGAGCTTCGTCGGTGACCACAAGAAGGTTCCTCCGGGGAAGAGGAAGAACGGTGTGAGTCAGGCCGCCGTAGGGAGGATAGCAGTTGAACTTCGAGACCAGGCTGGGCTTCTTCAGATCGGAAATGTCCAGGATGGTCAGCCCCCCGTCCGTCCAGCCTATGTAGGCCCTGCCGCTCTGCACGTAAGCCGGCCCGTGGGCCCTGACCCTGGCCCCCTCAGGCCACGTGGGTGTTTCTCCGCCCGCCGTCCACATTCCGGGATACCACCACCGGGAATACTCCACCGGTTTTGCTGGGTTTCTCATGTCGAGGACCATGTAGATCTGATCCGTGTACCCTTCGACCGTGGGAGTGATGTGGGCGAACTCGCCGTCAACGAACCACATGCGGTGAACTCCCTTTCCCGGGGTCTCGAAAAACCCGATCTCCCTGGGGTTCTCCGGGGAAGAGATGTCATAGACCCTCACTCCCGACAGCCACGGCTCGTACTTCCTGTACCGCTCGTTGTTCACGATCATGATGTCCCCGCTGACCTGGACCTTGTGGGAGTGACCTTTGAGGGGCACGGGGGTTTTGCTGATCACCTTCGGGGCATAGGGATTCTTCACATCGACGAGGGTGACCCCGTCGCCGAAAAGATGGGCCACGAAAGCGGTACCTTTGTCCACCAGGATCTGTCCCGCTCCTGCTTCCGAAATGCGGGTTCTGCTGATGACCCGTATATTCTTCCTGTGTTCTTTGTGGTCGCTGGGCAACATGTTTTTACCTCCGAAAATGGTTTCTGATGACGGCCTACAGGGCCGCCCCCTTTTTCCTGAAATGGGCCACGATGCCCGGCAGAACGATGGAGACCGCGAGAAGGATCCAGAGGAAGTTCCCGAGAGGGCGGGAGAAAAGGATGGCCGGATTGCCGTTCCCCAGGAGAAGGGCTCTCAGGAAGTACTGTTCCGCCAAGGGGCCGAGAATGACCCCGAGGAGCACCGCGTGGGGAGAGTACCCCGTCCTCTTGAGGATATATCCGATGACCCCGAAGAAAAGGGCGATCCACATGTCGAAGAGGTAGCCCCGGGCCACGAAGGAGCCGATGAGGGTAAAGGAGATGATGGTGGGGGCGAGGATCTTCGTGGGGAAAAAGGACATTTTCGCCAGGGACTTCGCCAGTGGAACCCCTATAAATATCATGACGATATACGCCAAGAGCATGGCAACCACCACGCCGTAGGCGAGCTGAGGCATGACCTGGAACAGCCTCGGGCCGATGGGCACTCCGTGGGCCTGGAGAACCACCATCATGACCGCCGCCGTACCTCCCCCCGGAATTCCGAGAGTGAGCAGGGGTATGAGGCTGCCGCTCGTGAGTCCGTTGTTCGCCGCTTCCGAGGCGATGACTCCTTCCGGCTCTCCCTTCCCGAACTGGTCTTTGTTCTTCGAGAAGGTCATGGCCTGCTGGTAACTGACAAAGCTCCCGATAGTCGCTCCGGCGCCGGGTATAATTCCGACCACGAACCCGATGAGGGCGGAGCGGATGACAGCGCCGATCTTCCTGAAGGAGACCACAATTCCCCTGACCGTTCCCTGCCACCCTTCCTTGAGGGCTGAGGCAAGCTGTGACGGATCGATGATGGTGTTCTTCTCGATCATGCTGAAGGCTTCAGAGATGGCGAAGAGACCCACTATGGCCGGAACCCGGGGCATGCCGTCGAAGAGGTACACCAGGCCGAAGGTGGCCCTGGGGACGCTGTAGACATGGTCATAGCCTATGGCGCCGAGAAGCAGCCCGAACATCCCGGCGATCAGGCCCTTCAGAACGCTTCCGCCGGCTATTTGCCCGATGAGGACGATACCAAAGAGGATGATGACGAAATTCTCGATGCTTCCGAAGTAGTAGACCATCTTTGAGAGATAGGGAAGAGCCCCGAGGGTGATAAGGGTGGTGAAGAGGCCGCCTATGGCCGAAGCGACAAAGGCTATGGCCAGGGCCTCCTGCCCCCTCCCCTGCTGCGTCATTGGATAACCGTCGAAGCAGGTGGCCGCAGCAGAGCCCGTTCCCGGCACGTTGAAGAGAATCGCCGGAATGGAACCTCCCATGTGGGATCCGGAATAGAGACTGGCCATGAAGGCCATACCGGCACCGGACTCCATGCCGAGGGTGAAGGGAAGGAGGATGATCAGCACGTTGGTTGAACTGAAGCCCGGCACGGCGCCGACAAAAATCCCCAGTCCCACGCCGAGCGGAATGAGCCACCAGTACCCCATGATTTCGTTCAGAGAGACAAGCGTCATTTCCCACATGGCTCAGAGAACCCCCTTTATCTTTTCCGAAACTGCATCAAGGGGCAGATCCACCTTGAGAAACAGAATGAAAAGAACGAAACCCACCAGGGTCACGATGACGCTCACCTTGAGAATCCGGGGCAGACTTCCGTAATGCAAGAAGGCAGCCGTGGCAGCCACGAAGAGAACGCTCGCCAAAGGATAGCCGGTCAGCGGAATGATCACGATAAACAGTCCCGTGAAAACCGCCATGACAACAAACCTGGAGTACTTCACCCCAAGGGCCTTCAGCCTGCCGGAAACCGGCTCCCTCCCCGCGTCCCTGTGGCGGAAGACCATCACTGCGGCCGCGAGAAACAGAAGGATGCACAGGATGCTCAGGGAACCTCCGTAGAGCTGCGCCGGAGGCGCGAGGCCCCAAACGGTGTAAAGGTAGTAGATCGCCAGGGCCATGCCGAGGCCGGGAATGAAAAGATCCCCCGGTGACCACCGCATTCCTTTATTTGCCATTCAATCTCCTTCTTTCTTCCATGCAAAGAGCACCTAAAAAGGCTCCGGAGCCGGAAAGGCGGTTCGTCACCCTCTGTACCCCGGAGCCTTCCGCTCCCGGTTTCCGTGCTATTTTTTCCCCTTGAGAATTTCCTTGTATTTCGTGGCTGTTTCTATCATGTCCTGGGCCATCTTCATGCTTTCAGCCTCGTCCTTGAACTCGAGGAACTGAGGGTCCATGCCGACTTTTTTCCATTCTTCCCTGAGTCGGGGGTCCTCGAAAGCCTTTTTGAAAGACTCCACGAGCTTTTCATAATCGGCGGGATTCTTATCCCTGAATTGCCGGGATACAGCCCATGCCCTGTTGCCTCCTAACTCAGGCATCTCGACTCCAAGAGCTTCCTTCGGCGTGGGAGCGTTCTGGGAGATGTCCTTCCATTTGTTTTCGTTCTGGAACATCACGATAAATCTCACATCGGAAGCAAAATCGAGAGAGGAGGACAGGAAGGTGGTCACTGCGTCCACCTCTCCGGTCAAACCGGCTGTACGGGCAGGATTGCCGCCCCCGTAGGGTATGATATTGAACTGTGCTCCTGTGGCTTCGCCGAGCAGCAGGACCGCCAGGGTTGAAGGATGGGGGAACCGGCTGGTGGCGATGGTCACAGGCCGTTTCTTCCCCTCTTCCACGAGATCCTGTATGGTCTGGAACGGCCCGTCCTTCCGAACCCAGAGCACCGCCGGATCGGAATCCATGCAGGCGAAATAGACAAAGTCGTCGGGGAACTTGAAATCCGTTTGGCCATGCTCTTCTTCGGCAGTCCCTGAACGGTGTTTCTTCCCTGCCCGGAACGGAGCGGTGGAACGACGACGGAACCATGAGAAGGGTGTATATCGACCTGCAGGTGTCCGGCTTCGCATTCCACCTCCGAACCTACCCCTGAAAAAACGGGAGGCCGTTCCCGGCCTCCCGTTCGTCTACCCCTCCAGCACCTCCAGGTTTTCCGCCAGCACCCTTTCGGGCAGCAGGTCCTCAAGGGCCTTCCGGTAGTGTTCCATTTCCACGCCGGGAATGAGTCCCTCCTTCGCCGCCCTCGACAGCAGGGCCACGTTCTGCATCCGCACATCGGGAAGGTCCCTTTTTTCCGCCATATGCCGGACGTTCAGCCGGCGGCAGACCTCTTCCACGTCTTCGGCGGAGACGGCATCGGCCTTCCCGAGCCGTACGTCCAGGGGCTGCCAAAGGGTGTCGAAATAGAGCAGAACCCCTCCGGAGGCTGCATAGGCCTCCACTGCGCGCAGGGCCTCGGTGCGCTCCAGGGCGAGGATCAGGGACGCGGAACCTTTTCGC from Aminivibrio sp. includes these protein-coding regions:
- a CDS encoding chemotaxis protein, with the translated sequence MQEVKKVITEVGTNEWQVVVFYLGDQTFAINVDKTREILRWPGCRTIPESHPSMIGITSVRGEVLPLLDLRVHLGIPGKIDLEHSKVIIAEFNDVKLGFVVDGVERIYRINSEELDSTLTGTFLGEYVLYVIKRDSRNVLLLDYEAIVQKVNPTLSERYTIDPVRTKAMTAPLGNLDDYRILVAEDSPLIRKQIADVLGQGGFHNVVLTVDGKEAWDRLSTPGETYDLLITDVEMPRLDGLALTRRVKEHGEFRNIPIIVFSSIMAKDIKNKAASVGAESQITKPEIPELVDHVCGLLGRKKEKKVSVG
- the rpoD gene encoding RNA polymerase sigma factor RpoD gives rise to the protein MENDILNEKDILAEKEDILDEKVVKKEELSREDMAEYLGKVRDLISEGQGKGFLTQKDIERHLPLENWSEEILDNVMTSLQDMGIEMVSDEKEAAAAAPVAVAVDDDMLAQPTVDMEIGKLDDIPLTDPVRMYLREIGKVPLLDAAEEVELAKRVEAGDETAKKKIVDANLRLVVSIAKKYIGRGMLFLDLIQEGNLGLIRAVEKFDYRKGFKFSTYATWWIRQAITRAIADQARTIRVPVHMVETINKMVRISRQLVQRLGREPTDEEIAGEMEIEPSKVEEIRRIAQLPVSLETPIGEEEDSQLGDFIEDRDLPSPEEAAAGHMLHEQIEEMLDALSEREREVLHFRFGLEDGRSYTLEEVGKRFGVTRERIRQIEAKALRKLRHPSRSKKLKDFLD
- a CDS encoding HAD family hydrolase, producing MFRCVIFDFDMTLVDSSYAIMDTMNMVAERQGLPLVTREQVLSVIGLPIRESWMKIWNRFDEEWLTEFRALFLEQEFAGIFPFPGTVSVLEALTEKRVALGIASNRQSPVNPLKAVGLSGYFRSVVGMGDVENAKPAPDMILKSMAELGFGKDDTLFVGDTADDMTAAAAAGVRSVGLTTGNFPPEGLFGAGAWKVMGTIEELLPLWDGAVS
- a CDS encoding cobyrinate a,c-diamide synthase translates to MICPRIVLAGTNSGSGKTTVTMGLAAALSARGLTVQPFKAGPDYIDPGFHSAAAGRPCRNLDTMLLPRGRLLELFSRSAAAADMAVIEGVMGLFDGAGALDERGSTAHLAKILAAPVVLVVNGKAMARSAAALVAGFAGFDRRVAVKAVIFNNLGSEGHYRILREAVETETNLPVLGYLPRCESIALPERHLGLTPAAEHGAIGELTETVRRLTEEHIDVDRLIALAAAAPDLPAFRPSLFSSPPAAEARIAVAMDEAFHFYYQDNLDILEHLGAEIVPFSPLRDRDLPAGTEGIYIGGGFPEEFAAPLAGNVSIREGIRSAAEEGVPVLAECGGLMYLAERLEDRQGAVHPMAGVFPGVTRMGKRLQALGYHTGRLERAVLPGVKGTALKGHLFHWSQYDSEGNDHLFSLRLEKNGKLFRDGLARKNTFASYLHIHFGTNPAPAKRFLRTAARRAGRK
- a CDS encoding thioredoxin domain-containing protein, which gives rise to MTGHRNLLAGEKSPYLLQHADNPVNWHPWGDEAFRKAREEDKPLFVSIGYATCHWCHVMERESFSDSEVANLLNDACVPVKVDREERPDIDGNFMAVCRMMNGSGGWPLNVFLTPEGLPFFAATYLPKRGAAGRPGIVDMVPRVKWLWKTRREQVMQSAGSIRETLLKEALPAAGPCPGQAQAKAAFDELSRGYDSEWGGFSKEPKFPMPSWLLFLFRYWKRFGEGRAFSMARNTLAHIWAGGIHDHLGGGIARYATDRRWILPHFEKMLYDQALLLYTLAEFHKEKPDPLFEVFAEDLAGFVLREMTSPEGGFYSAFDADSEGEEGKYYLWTEEQIRNVLTREEAGVFLHSYGVLRGGNFKNEVTGRILGDNVLYGAVPPAEAAARFSLEPEELDGLLASCREKLLAERRNRPAPLLDDKILTDWNGLMIAGLALAGTVFGRKEWVTAAEKAARFIDLKLREKTGRLLHRYRDRDAAIPGFLDDYAFLAWGESELGAATGKKEHYLSAVKLMDILLEDFADGKKGGFFLNGEQDANLFLRRKEAYDGAILSGNAVAMANFIRLADPAGRKDFPDHARRTGGAFSGHVSKYPLSHAHLLTAALMF
- a CDS encoding MATE family efflux transporter; protein product: MADNTEALRSGPMGALLFRLSLPAALGMAVQASYSLVDAFFVGQGVGPAGIAAVSMTFPLQMIIMAVAQVGGVGGASIISRSLGAGRRKRAEKTAGTIFFVTWAAGLLLSVIWILLAPFLLRLIGTSGDILPLAEEYAAVLFLGAPFFAFSITANNFVRAEGNASFAMMTMIISAGINTLLDPLFILGFGWGVRGAAWATVISQGGTALWLGWYYLAGRSLVTFRWKHFLFRPSILAECLSVGAAAFARQGAASISLLAVNLALASAGGADAVAAYGIVNRVLLFAVMPVFGIVQGLLPVVGFNYGAKQYCRVASALRISIGASTVLCAAGAVLFFTVPEKMAGLFTSSPAVTALGADAARMLALGMPLTGFQIMASGLFQAIGKVRPSLVLSLLRQVIFLVPLVTVLAPVFGTAGVWGSFPAADLSAALVTWMMYRKEMRRLRQSCEDGGDDFPAGTAGS